A window of the Amycolatopsis solani genome harbors these coding sequences:
- a CDS encoding serine hydrolase, translating to MGTAVVAGSVLTGSPAFAQEADIEASPATPDRARQRVKRVYDTGAAEAGGVWNSCISVADQVAVDVGSDEIVEAYSVNKVAVAVTLLDKVDRGLLTLDQQVQVPESIVVPGGDGIIILDKAYPSAFTLGHVLSLFLTVSDDTCVRLVGLVVPAAEINQILVAKGFPKTQVTPVANPNRYFLGQTTPRETHDLLKALVAGTLLSPASTEYLLSLLRSQVAFTDGIRREMSSVDRARIATKAGWLNDGRNEAGIMFDAAGKPVVIYSMFAHGQANPEDFGATHPVRQATAKMGPKFLRAVDKIAGAGTRAFRAPAYQPSNGG from the coding sequence TTGGGAACCGCCGTCGTCGCCGGAAGCGTTCTGACCGGCTCTCCCGCGTTCGCGCAGGAAGCAGACATCGAGGCCAGCCCGGCCACACCGGACCGGGCCAGGCAGAGGGTGAAGCGCGTCTACGACACCGGCGCCGCTGAGGCAGGCGGTGTCTGGAACTCCTGCATCAGCGTGGCCGACCAGGTCGCCGTCGACGTGGGTTCCGACGAGATCGTCGAGGCGTACAGCGTCAACAAGGTGGCCGTCGCGGTCACCTTGCTGGACAAGGTCGACCGTGGCCTGCTCACGCTGGACCAGCAGGTCCAGGTGCCGGAGAGCATCGTCGTGCCGGGTGGCGACGGCATCATCATCCTGGACAAGGCGTACCCGAGCGCGTTCACGCTGGGCCACGTCCTTTCGCTGTTCCTCACCGTCTCGGACGACACGTGCGTCCGGCTGGTGGGGCTCGTGGTTCCGGCGGCCGAAATCAACCAGATCCTGGTGGCCAAGGGCTTCCCCAAGACCCAGGTCACGCCGGTGGCCAACCCGAACCGCTACTTCCTCGGCCAGACGACGCCGCGCGAGACCCACGACCTGTTGAAGGCGCTGGTCGCGGGCACCCTGCTGAGCCCGGCGTCGACGGAGTACCTGCTGTCCCTCCTGCGGTCGCAGGTGGCGTTCACCGACGGCATCCGCCGTGAGATGTCTTCCGTCGATCGGGCCAGGATCGCCACGAAGGCGGGCTGGCTGAACGACGGCCGCAACGAGGCGGGGATCATGTTCGACGCCGCGGGCAAGCCGGTGGTGATCTACTCGATGTTCGCGCACGGCCAAGCGAACCCGGAGGACTTCGGCGCCACGCACCCGGTCCGGCAGGCCACCGCGAAGATGGGGCCGAAGTTCCTGCGCGCGGTCGACAAGATCGCGGGCGCCGGCACCCGGGCGTTCCGGGCACCGGCCTACCAGCCGTCCAACGGCGGCTGA
- the tsaE gene encoding tRNA (adenosine(37)-N6)-threonylcarbamoyltransferase complex ATPase subunit type 1 TsaE, producing MVFPTPEETMDFGRALGRALRAGDLVLLAGPLGAGKTTLTRGIADGLGVGGRVSSPTFVLARVHPAGTAGVPLVHVDAYRLGGDLSQLDDLDLDTDLERSAIVVEWGEGSAERLSDDYLVVRLDRREDDVRELTLEPHGTWADRTPELAKTS from the coding sequence ATGGTGTTTCCCACGCCCGAAGAGACCATGGACTTCGGGCGGGCCCTCGGTCGCGCGCTGCGCGCGGGTGACCTGGTCCTCCTGGCCGGCCCGCTCGGCGCGGGCAAGACGACGCTGACCCGCGGCATCGCCGACGGCCTCGGCGTCGGCGGCCGGGTCAGCTCCCCGACGTTCGTGCTGGCCCGCGTCCACCCGGCCGGCACCGCGGGCGTGCCCCTGGTGCACGTGGACGCGTACCGCCTCGGCGGCGACCTGTCCCAGCTCGACGACCTGGACCTGGACACGGACCTGGAGCGCTCGGCGATCGTGGTCGAGTGGGGCGAGGGGTCCGCGGAGCGGCTCTCGGACGACTACCTGGTGGTCCGGCTGGACCGCCGCGAGGACGACGTCCGCGAGCTCACCCTCGAACCCCACGGCACCTGGGCCGACCGCACTCCGGAGCTCGCCAAGACCTCGTGA
- a CDS encoding alpha/beta fold hydrolase, with translation MTPSRRLLAIAGGVGAIATGTAAAAIVAAQQRRHSEDPYVDEPLGELKPDRTSTVAAEDGTPLSVEEIDPEDGGKPELTVVGVHGFALSRRCWHFQRRDLASLRLPRVRQVYYDHRGHGLSGAASTETSTIEQLARDLDVVLRSVVPEGPIVLMGHSMGGMVIMELAAEFPSLFEDRVCGVAFIATAAGEVGARGLPRSLLSKYNPLTRAAGGLAGWQPGLVEFVRAAGGQLTRQAVRRLAFGSRDVAPRLVDFMLEMLEVTPVRGLVNFVDTLGSHNRYAALAGLKHAQVLVIGGDSDRFTPFAHAERIAAELPDAELVRVRGAGHMVQLEQPEVVNSHLIDLLQRCSGVDGEDSSRRNWWWQR, from the coding sequence GTGACACCTTCACGACGACTGCTGGCCATCGCCGGGGGCGTCGGGGCGATCGCCACCGGGACTGCCGCCGCCGCAATCGTCGCCGCGCAGCAGCGGCGGCACAGTGAGGATCCGTACGTGGACGAGCCGCTGGGGGAGCTGAAGCCGGACCGCACGTCGACGGTCGCGGCCGAGGACGGCACACCGCTTTCGGTCGAAGAGATCGACCCGGAAGACGGGGGCAAGCCGGAACTGACCGTCGTGGGGGTGCACGGCTTCGCGCTTTCGCGGCGCTGCTGGCACTTCCAGCGCCGCGACCTCGCTTCGTTGCGGCTGCCTCGCGTGCGTCAGGTGTACTACGACCACCGCGGCCACGGCCTTTCCGGCGCGGCTTCGACGGAGACGTCGACCATCGAGCAGCTGGCGCGCGACCTCGACGTCGTGCTGCGGTCCGTGGTGCCGGAGGGGCCCATCGTGCTGATGGGGCACTCGATGGGCGGCATGGTGATCATGGAGCTGGCCGCCGAGTTCCCTTCGCTCTTCGAAGATCGCGTCTGCGGGGTCGCCTTCATCGCGACGGCGGCGGGCGAAGTGGGCGCACGCGGGTTGCCGCGCTCGCTGCTCTCGAAGTACAACCCGCTGACTCGCGCCGCCGGCGGTCTCGCGGGCTGGCAGCCCGGGCTGGTGGAGTTCGTCCGCGCGGCGGGCGGGCAGTTGACGCGCCAGGCCGTGCGGCGGCTGGCGTTCGGCAGCCGCGACGTCGCGCCCCGGCTCGTCGACTTCATGCTCGAGATGCTCGAAGTGACGCCGGTGCGCGGGCTCGTCAACTTCGTCGACACGCTCGGCAGCCACAACCGGTACGCCGCGCTCGCCGGGCTGAAGCACGCGCAAGTGCTGGTCATCGGCGGCGACTCGGACCGGTTCACGCCGTTCGCGCACGCCGAGCGGATCGCGGCCGAGCTGCCCGACGCGGAGCTCGTGCGCGTCCGCGGCGCCGGCCACATGGTCCAGCTCGAGCAACCCGAGGTGGTGAACAGCCACCTGATCGATCTTCTGCAACGCTGTTCCGGTGTGGACGGCGAAGACTCGTCCCGGCGAAACTGGTGGTGGCAGCGTTGA
- the alr gene encoding alanine racemase has translation MTSSFPHERSPRAQVDIDLGAIRHNLALLGARAPGAEVMAVVKADAYGHGALPVARAAVEAGASWLGTCSLGEALALREAGITTRLFSWLDAPDVDFAPGVEAGIDLAVSSLGELRRIAAAVPAGTQARVHLKIDTGLSRNGCPPAAWAELVEAAAAEPRVDVVAIWSHLACADEPGHPATDHQAKRFEEAYDAARAAGLDPKRHLANSAALLTRPDLHFDIVRPGIAMYGLNPVPQAEDLRPAMTFRSSVVLVKRVEAGESVSYGHTWTTPRDTNLALVPTGYADGVPRSLSGRMDVWLGGQRRPVAGRVCMDQLVVDCGDFEPAVGDEVVLFGPGSLGEPTAREWADKLGTIDYEIVTSMYRPRVRRRYLGDRS, from the coding sequence ATGACCTCCAGTTTTCCCCATGAGCGCAGTCCTCGCGCCCAGGTCGACATCGACCTCGGCGCGATCCGCCACAACCTCGCGCTGCTGGGCGCCCGCGCGCCCGGCGCCGAGGTGATGGCCGTGGTGAAGGCCGACGCCTACGGCCACGGCGCGCTGCCGGTGGCGCGCGCCGCGGTCGAGGCCGGCGCGAGCTGGCTCGGCACCTGCTCGCTCGGCGAAGCCCTCGCTCTGCGCGAGGCCGGGATCACGACCCGCCTGTTCAGCTGGCTGGACGCCCCGGACGTCGACTTCGCGCCGGGCGTCGAGGCCGGCATCGACCTCGCCGTCAGCTCGCTGGGTGAGCTACGCCGCATCGCGGCCGCCGTTCCAGCGGGTACTCAGGCGCGTGTGCATCTCAAAATCGACACCGGGCTCTCGCGCAACGGCTGCCCGCCCGCCGCGTGGGCCGAGCTGGTCGAAGCGGCGGCCGCCGAACCGCGCGTCGACGTCGTCGCGATCTGGTCCCACCTCGCGTGCGCGGACGAGCCGGGACACCCGGCGACCGACCACCAGGCGAAGCGGTTCGAAGAGGCCTACGACGCCGCCCGCGCCGCCGGGCTCGACCCGAAGCGGCACCTGGCGAACTCCGCGGCCCTGCTCACCCGCCCGGACCTGCACTTCGACATCGTCCGGCCCGGCATCGCGATGTACGGGCTCAACCCGGTGCCGCAGGCCGAAGACCTGCGCCCGGCCATGACGTTCCGGTCCTCGGTCGTGCTGGTCAAGCGGGTCGAGGCCGGCGAATCGGTGTCCTACGGGCACACCTGGACCACCCCGCGCGACACGAACCTGGCGCTGGTGCCGACCGGGTACGCCGACGGCGTCCCGCGGTCGCTGTCCGGCCGGATGGACGTCTGGCTCGGCGGGCAGCGGCGGCCGGTGGCCGGGCGGGTCTGCATGGACCAGCTGGTCGTCGACTGCGGCGACTTCGAACCGGCGGTCGGCGACGAGGTCGTGCTCTTCGGGCCGGGGTCGCTGGGCGAGCCGACGGCCCGCGAATGGGCCGACAAGCTGGGCACCATCGACTACGAGATCGTGACTTCGATGTACCGGCCGCGGGTGCGGCGCCGGTATCTGGGGGACCGCTCGTGA
- a CDS encoding ABC transporter ATP-binding protein, giving the protein MASITYDKATRRYAGSERPAVDALDLEIADGEFLVLVGPSGCGKSTSLRMLAGLEDIDDGAVWIGDRDVTQLPPRSRDIAMVFQNYALYPHMTVAQNMGFALKIAGRPASEIKQKVLEAAKLLDIVDYLDRKPKALSGGQRQRVAMGRAIVREPQVFLMDEPLSNLDAKLRVSTRTQIAALQRRLGVTTVYVTHDQVEAMTMGDRVAVLSDGLLQQCDTPRALYDRPANAFVAGFIGSPAMNLVTAKLTADGAEVGGARVPLTRETIAAADGDTVTLGFRPEALEVATGEDGTLPVKVDLVEELGSDAYVYGKLAETDADDNKSNVVARVDPRTPPAMGDTLHLRIRPDALHVFSTTSGLRLP; this is encoded by the coding sequence ATGGCTTCCATCACCTACGACAAGGCGACCCGGCGCTACGCCGGTTCGGAGCGCCCCGCGGTCGACGCGCTGGACCTGGAAATCGCCGACGGCGAGTTCCTGGTGCTGGTCGGCCCGTCCGGCTGCGGCAAGTCGACCAGCCTGCGCATGCTCGCCGGCCTCGAGGACATCGACGACGGCGCCGTCTGGATCGGCGACCGCGACGTCACGCAGCTGCCGCCGCGCTCGCGGGACATCGCGATGGTGTTCCAGAACTACGCGCTGTACCCGCACATGACGGTCGCGCAGAACATGGGCTTCGCGCTGAAGATCGCCGGGCGCCCCGCGTCCGAGATCAAGCAGAAGGTCCTCGAGGCCGCGAAGCTGCTCGACATCGTCGACTACCTCGACCGCAAGCCGAAGGCGCTCTCCGGTGGTCAGCGCCAGCGCGTCGCGATGGGCCGCGCGATCGTGCGCGAGCCGCAGGTCTTCCTGATGGACGAGCCGCTGTCGAACCTCGACGCGAAGCTGCGCGTGTCGACGCGCACGCAGATCGCCGCGCTGCAGCGCCGCCTCGGCGTCACCACCGTGTACGTCACGCACGACCAGGTCGAGGCCATGACGATGGGTGACCGCGTCGCCGTGCTGTCGGACGGCCTGCTCCAGCAGTGCGACACCCCGCGCGCCCTGTACGACCGGCCCGCAAACGCTTTCGTCGCCGGCTTCATCGGCTCGCCCGCGATGAACCTCGTCACCGCGAAGCTGACGGCCGACGGTGCCGAGGTGGGTGGCGCGCGCGTGCCGCTGACCCGCGAGACCATCGCCGCGGCCGACGGCGACACGGTGACCCTCGGCTTCCGGCCGGAGGCCCTCGAGGTCGCCACCGGCGAGGACGGCACCCTGCCGGTCAAGGTGGACCTGGTCGAGGAGCTCGGCTCGGACGCCTACGTCTACGGCAAGCTCGCCGAGACCGACGCCGACGACAACAAGTCCAACGTCGTCGCCCGGGTCGACCCGCGCACGCCGCCCGCCATGGGCGACACGCTCCACCTGCGGATCCGCCCCGACGCGCTGCACGTGTTCTCCACCACGTCCGGGCTGCGCCTGCCCTGA
- the xylB gene encoding xylulokinase, translated as MTAELVAGIDSSTQSTKVVVCDAETGEIVRTGRAPHPEGTEVDPAAWWDAFRDATKGLLDDVKAIGVGGQQHGMVTLDEDGEVVRPALLWNDTRSAQSALDLIDELGGPSVWAKSVGSVPVASFTVTKLRWLADHEPKLADRVARVLLPHDWLTWKLTGGDPVTDRGDASGTGYFSPSDNAYRLDVLSHAFGGRTPELPAVLGPAQAAGHTSDGVLVSAGTGDNMAAALGLELRAGDVVVSLGTSGTVFGVAETGAADATGEVAGFADATGRFLPLACTLNAARVLTATASMLGATLSEFDRLALDGEPGAEGLTFLPYLDGERTPNLPDATGSLSGLTRANMTPQNLARSAVEGMLCGLAAGLDAVRAHGLDVRRVLLIGGGAQSAAVRAVAPLVFGVPVQLPEVAEYVAIGAARQAAWALTSSAEPPSWQENKKALELDEPTEAQRAAGHRIQQRHLEAREAAYGVRRNLGED; from the coding sequence ATGACAGCTGAGCTGGTCGCCGGCATCGACTCGTCCACGCAGTCGACCAAGGTCGTCGTGTGCGACGCCGAAACCGGCGAAATCGTCCGCACCGGCCGCGCGCCGCACCCCGAGGGCACCGAGGTCGACCCCGCCGCCTGGTGGGACGCCTTCCGAGATGCCACGAAGGGCCTGCTCGACGACGTCAAGGCCATCGGCGTCGGCGGGCAGCAGCACGGCATGGTCACCCTCGACGAGGACGGCGAGGTCGTCCGGCCCGCGCTGCTGTGGAACGACACCCGCTCCGCGCAGTCGGCACTCGACCTCATCGACGAGCTCGGCGGGCCGTCCGTCTGGGCCAAGTCCGTCGGCTCGGTGCCCGTCGCCAGCTTCACCGTGACGAAGCTGCGCTGGCTGGCCGACCACGAGCCGAAGCTGGCCGATCGCGTCGCGCGCGTGCTGCTGCCGCACGACTGGCTGACCTGGAAGCTCACCGGCGGCGACCCGGTCACCGACCGCGGCGACGCGTCCGGCACCGGCTACTTCTCGCCGTCCGACAACGCCTACCGCCTCGACGTCCTGAGCCACGCCTTCGGTGGCCGGACGCCGGAGCTGCCCGCCGTGCTCGGCCCGGCCCAGGCCGCCGGCCACACCTCCGACGGCGTGCTCGTCTCGGCGGGCACCGGCGACAACATGGCCGCCGCGCTCGGGCTCGAACTGCGGGCCGGCGACGTCGTCGTGTCGCTCGGCACCAGCGGCACCGTGTTCGGCGTCGCCGAGACCGGCGCGGCCGACGCCACCGGCGAGGTCGCCGGGTTCGCCGACGCCACCGGCCGGTTCCTGCCGCTCGCCTGCACCCTCAACGCCGCCCGCGTGCTCACCGCCACGGCGTCGATGCTCGGCGCCACGCTGAGCGAGTTCGACCGGCTCGCGCTGGACGGCGAGCCCGGCGCCGAGGGCCTCACGTTCCTGCCCTACCTGGACGGCGAGCGCACCCCGAACCTGCCGGACGCCACCGGCTCGCTGAGCGGCCTGACCAGGGCCAACATGACCCCGCAGAACCTCGCGCGCAGCGCCGTCGAGGGCATGCTCTGCGGCCTCGCCGCCGGGCTCGACGCGGTCCGCGCGCACGGCCTCGACGTCCGCCGCGTGCTGCTGATCGGCGGCGGCGCGCAGTCGGCCGCCGTCCGCGCCGTCGCGCCGCTGGTGTTCGGCGTGCCCGTGCAGCTGCCCGAAGTCGCCGAGTACGTCGCCATCGGCGCGGCGCGGCAGGCGGCGTGGGCCCTGACTTCCAGCGCGGAACCCCCGTCCTGGCAAGAGAACAAAAAAGCGCTCGAGCTGGACGAGCCGACCGAGGCGCAGCGCGCCGCGGGCCACCGGATCCAGCAGCGCCACCTCGAAGCCCGCGAAGCGGCGTACGGGGTCCGGCGGAATCTCGGAGAGGACTGA
- a CDS encoding DeoR/GlpR family DNA-binding transcription regulator, with protein sequence MSGGTAPGDRKTRPSDAAVEQRRQEILDHVIEEGEARIDDLTARFKVSLMTMHRDLDDLAERRLLRKLRGKVEAYPALTIESAARFRDTLHHGEKDALGDAAAKHVHPGQTVFVDDSTTLLPLVKRLAEIGGLTVVTNSLQAARVLGTKVDVVLAGGRYSHEYDSCAGPEVLNLLDSIRADVSFVSVTAVAVGRLFHPDRDYAELKKAALKVANHNVLVVDHSKFGRTATYAHGDVGDYDLLITGEATPTEEIEAALNAGTSIEIVEHVAEGQPYDS encoded by the coding sequence GTGAGCGGCGGCACAGCACCCGGAGACCGGAAGACCCGGCCGTCCGACGCTGCCGTCGAGCAGCGGCGGCAGGAGATCCTCGACCACGTCATCGAGGAGGGCGAAGCGCGGATCGACGACCTGACCGCGCGCTTCAAGGTCAGCCTCATGACCATGCACCGCGACCTCGACGACCTGGCCGAACGCCGGCTCCTGCGCAAGCTGCGCGGCAAGGTCGAGGCCTACCCGGCGCTCACCATCGAGTCCGCCGCCCGCTTCCGCGACACCCTCCACCACGGCGAGAAGGACGCTCTCGGCGACGCCGCCGCGAAGCACGTCCACCCCGGGCAGACCGTCTTCGTCGACGACTCCACCACGCTCCTCCCGCTGGTCAAGCGGCTCGCGGAGATCGGCGGCCTCACCGTCGTGACGAACTCGCTGCAGGCCGCGCGCGTACTGGGGACGAAGGTCGACGTCGTGCTCGCCGGCGGCCGCTACTCCCACGAGTACGACTCCTGCGCCGGTCCCGAGGTCCTGAACCTGCTCGACTCGATCCGCGCCGACGTCTCCTTCGTCTCGGTCACCGCGGTCGCGGTCGGGCGGCTCTTCCACCCGGATCGCGACTACGCCGAGCTGAAGAAGGCGGCGCTCAAGGTCGCCAACCACAACGTCCTCGTCGTCGACCACTCGAAGTTCGGCCGCACCGCGACCTACGCGCACGGTGACGTCGGCGACTACGACCTGCTGATCACCGGCGAAGCCACGCCCACCGAGGAGATCGAGGCCGCGCTCAACGCGGGGACCTCGATCGAGATCGTCGAACACGTCGCAGAGGGGCAGCCCTATGACAGCTGA
- a CDS encoding NAD(P)H-hydrate dehydratase produces MQGIWTTERIREAEGRAFAVTPDGELMRRASFGLAVHVADFLEDHTGGVSGRRVVLLVGSGDNGGDALWAGAFLRKRGVAVTAILLKPEKTHAAGLKALKRAGGRAVPAEDGPQWIAKADVVVDGIIGISGKGALRPDAARLVELVEAPIVAVDLPSGVDPDTGAVDGPAVKAARTVTFGALKPVHALAPAHCGEVVLVDIGLELADPDLHRLDIVDVAAAWPVPGPEDDKYSQGVVGVAAGSATYPGAAVLTAGAAVRATAGMVRYAGHAADVVRAQWPEVIATGTVADAGRVQAWAVGPGIGTGSEGRDVVRYVLGQGLPVCADADATTIIAKSPEVLDARDPDTPLVLTPHAGEYERLMGRKPGADRVTAAREAAKKYDAVVLLKGHVTVVAAPDGRAAVNTPRGAWLATPGSGDVLSGLLGALLAAGLDPWLAAAAAAHVHSLAGAIAAQNAPTSSSVLVHAIPEAIRAIRSLTS; encoded by the coding sequence GTGCAGGGAATCTGGACCACGGAACGGATTCGCGAGGCGGAGGGGCGGGCGTTCGCCGTCACGCCCGATGGCGAGCTGATGCGGCGGGCGTCTTTCGGGCTCGCCGTGCACGTCGCGGACTTCCTCGAAGACCACACCGGCGGAGTGTCCGGCCGCCGGGTCGTGCTCCTGGTCGGCTCGGGCGACAACGGCGGCGACGCGCTCTGGGCCGGGGCGTTCCTGCGCAAACGTGGTGTCGCCGTGACGGCGATCCTGCTCAAGCCCGAGAAGACCCACGCCGCCGGTCTGAAAGCGCTCAAGCGAGCCGGTGGCCGCGCGGTGCCCGCCGAAGACGGTCCACAGTGGATCGCGAAGGCCGACGTCGTCGTGGACGGGATCATCGGCATCTCCGGCAAGGGCGCGCTGCGCCCCGACGCGGCCCGGCTCGTCGAGCTGGTCGAAGCGCCGATCGTGGCGGTCGACCTGCCCAGCGGCGTCGACCCGGACACCGGCGCGGTCGACGGGCCGGCGGTGAAGGCGGCCCGCACGGTGACCTTCGGCGCGCTCAAGCCGGTCCACGCGCTCGCGCCCGCCCACTGCGGCGAGGTCGTGCTGGTCGACATCGGCCTCGAACTGGCGGACCCCGACCTGCATCGGCTCGACATCGTGGACGTCGCCGCGGCCTGGCCGGTGCCCGGCCCGGAGGACGACAAGTACAGCCAGGGCGTGGTCGGCGTCGCGGCGGGCTCGGCGACGTACCCGGGCGCGGCGGTGCTGACCGCGGGCGCGGCGGTGCGCGCGACGGCGGGCATGGTCCGGTACGCGGGCCACGCGGCCGACGTCGTCCGGGCGCAGTGGCCGGAGGTCATCGCCACGGGCACGGTCGCGGACGCCGGCCGGGTCCAGGCGTGGGCGGTCGGCCCCGGCATCGGCACCGGCTCGGAGGGCCGCGACGTCGTCCGGTACGTCCTCGGTCAGGGCCTGCCGGTCTGCGCGGACGCCGATGCGACGACGATCATCGCGAAGTCCCCCGAGGTCCTCGACGCCCGTGACCCGGACACACCGCTGGTGCTGACGCCGCACGCGGGCGAGTACGAGCGTCTGATGGGCCGCAAGCCGGGCGCCGACCGCGTGACGGCGGCGCGCGAAGCGGCGAAGAAGTACGACGCCGTGGTGCTGCTGAAGGGGCACGTGACGGTGGTGGCCGCGCCCGACGGCCGTGCGGCGGTCAATACCCCGCGCGGTGCCTGGCTGGCGACGCCGGGCTCGGGCGACGTGCTGTCGGGCCTGCTCGGCGCCCTGCTGGCCGCGGGCCTCGACCCCTGGCTGGCCGCGGCGGCCGCGGCCCACGTCCACTCGCTGGCGGGCGCGATCGCGGCCCAGAACGCCCCGACGTCGTCGTCCGTGCTGGTCCACGCGATCCCGGAGGCGATCCGCGCGATCCGCTCCTTGACGTCTTGA
- the glmS gene encoding glutamine--fructose-6-phosphate transaminase (isomerizing) — translation MCGIVGYVGHRPALDVVLGGLRRMEYRGYDSAGVAVLDGAGALTVERKAGRLANLEAELEKVGRDAFAGTAGMGHTRWATHGAPVDRNSHPHRDGSQRVAIVHNGIIENFAALRAELEAVGVEMASDTDSETAAHLVARAYAEGDTKGDLAASVAAVCRRLEGAFTLVVTHADEPDTIVAARRSSPLVVGVGDGEHFVASDVAAFIEHTREAVELGQDQLVVITREGYDVRDFHGDAAQAKPFTVDWDLSAAEKGGHEYFMLKEIEEQPEALANTLRGHFESGRIILDEQRISDQDLRDVDKVFVIACGSAYHSGLVAKYAIEHWTRLPVEVELASEFRYRDPVLDRDTLVVAVSQSGETADTLEAVRHAREQKARVLAVCNTNGAQIPRESDAVLYTHAGPEIGVASTKAFLAQIAANYLVGLALAQARGTKYPDEVAREFAELEAMPAAVQKVLSTVDQVRDLGRRIADSKAVLFLGRHVGFPVALEGALKLKELAYMHAEGFAAGELKHGPIALIEDGLPVVVVMPSPKGRAVLHSKLVSNISEIQARGARTIVIAEEGDETVRPFADELIEVPAVPTLLQPLVSTVPLQVLAAEIARARGYDVDKPRNLAKSVTVE, via the coding sequence GTGTGTGGAATCGTGGGATATGTCGGGCACCGCCCGGCTCTGGACGTCGTCCTCGGTGGGCTCCGGCGCATGGAGTACCGCGGTTACGACTCGGCCGGCGTCGCGGTGCTCGACGGGGCCGGTGCGCTGACCGTCGAGCGCAAGGCCGGCCGGCTCGCCAACCTGGAGGCCGAGCTCGAAAAGGTCGGGCGGGACGCCTTCGCCGGGACAGCCGGCATGGGGCACACCCGCTGGGCCACCCACGGCGCGCCCGTCGACCGCAACTCGCACCCGCACCGGGACGGCTCGCAGCGCGTCGCCATCGTGCACAACGGCATCATCGAGAACTTCGCCGCTCTCCGGGCCGAGCTCGAGGCCGTCGGTGTCGAGATGGCCAGTGACACCGACAGCGAGACCGCCGCGCACCTCGTCGCCCGCGCCTACGCCGAAGGCGACACCAAGGGTGATCTCGCCGCCAGCGTCGCCGCCGTCTGCCGCCGGCTCGAAGGGGCCTTCACGCTGGTCGTGACGCACGCCGACGAGCCGGACACGATCGTGGCCGCGCGGCGGTCGTCGCCGCTGGTCGTCGGGGTCGGGGACGGGGAGCACTTCGTCGCCTCCGACGTCGCCGCGTTCATCGAGCACACCCGGGAAGCCGTCGAGCTCGGGCAGGATCAGCTCGTCGTCATCACGCGCGAGGGCTACGACGTCCGCGACTTCCACGGCGACGCCGCCCAGGCCAAGCCGTTCACCGTCGACTGGGACCTCAGCGCCGCCGAAAAGGGCGGCCACGAGTACTTCATGCTCAAGGAGATCGAGGAGCAGCCCGAGGCGCTGGCCAACACGCTGCGCGGGCACTTCGAGTCCGGCCGCATCATCCTGGACGAGCAGCGCATCTCCGACCAGGACCTCCGCGACGTCGACAAGGTCTTCGTCATCGCCTGCGGGTCCGCCTACCACTCCGGGCTGGTCGCCAAGTACGCCATCGAGCACTGGACGCGCCTGCCGGTCGAGGTCGAGCTGGCGTCCGAGTTCCGCTACCGCGACCCGGTCCTCGACCGCGACACGCTGGTCGTCGCCGTGTCCCAGTCCGGCGAGACGGCGGACACGCTCGAAGCCGTCCGGCACGCGCGTGAGCAGAAGGCGCGCGTCCTCGCCGTCTGCAACACCAACGGCGCGCAGATCCCGCGCGAGTCCGACGCCGTCCTCTACACGCACGCCGGACCCGAGATCGGCGTCGCCTCGACGAAGGCGTTCCTCGCCCAGATCGCGGCGAACTACCTGGTCGGCCTGGCGCTGGCGCAGGCCCGCGGCACCAAGTACCCGGACGAGGTCGCGCGCGAGTTCGCCGAGCTCGAGGCCATGCCCGCGGCCGTCCAAAAGGTACTGTCCACTGTGGACCAGGTGCGTGACCTCGGCCGCCGGATCGCGGACTCGAAGGCCGTGCTGTTCCTCGGGCGCCACGTCGGGTTCCCGGTCGCGCTCGAAGGCGCGCTCAAGCTCAAGGAACTCGCCTACATGCACGCCGAGGGCTTCGCGGCCGGCGAGCTCAAGCACGGCCCGATCGCGCTGATCGAGGACGGCCTGCCGGTCGTCGTCGTGATGCCGTCGCCCAAGGGACGCGCGGTGCTGCACTCGAAGCTCGTGTCGAACATCAGTGAGATCCAGGCGCGCGGCGCCCGCACGATCGTAATCGCCGAAGAGGGCGACGAGACCGTCCGGCCGTTCGCCGACGAGCTCATCGAGGTCCCCGCGGTGCCGACGCTGCTGCAGCCGCTGGTGTCCACGGTGCCGCTGCAGGTGCTGGCCGCGGAGATCGCCCGCGCCCGCGGGTACGACGTCGACAAGCCGCGTAACCTGGCGAAGTCCGTCACCGTCGAGTAA